The Nomascus leucogenys isolate Asia chromosome 4, Asia_NLE_v1, whole genome shotgun sequence genome includes the window ATTATAATCTATAAGCAAAGATCTTACAAAGAAATCAGAGTAAGTTAACGCAGTGCATCCTCAAGGAGCCTATACACACATCACAGGGATTTGTACCCACATCTCTGAACACTCACTGTACCATCTGCTGCTACAGGGAAAGCTGAAGGAGATCGATGCTTCCACTCGCAGTTAAATCAAGTATTCTGAAAAAGGCTGAAATGTCCTTaatgaaaaagcaaattatttataGATTTCAGTTTCTTATCATACAATACTGACACTACTGGGAAAACAAGGCGTGCATGAAATATCAAAAGATTTCATTTACATGACagagaaaaaaacctgaaaacgACTGTTACAAATCAAACTGCAGGAAACAATAGATGTGAAATAACTACTGGCTTCCTGGTAACAGGGGTCTCTCCAGCACCTGAAGTAACTCTGCAGAGCAGCACAGTGACCACTGAGGTTGATTCACCAACACAGTGAGGAAAACACTGTGAAATTTCAACTGAAAAAAATCTATCTACTACTTtagagttacttttttttttttttgcaagttttATGGTTCATATTCAAAGTTCAATCtatgtttcacatttttaagTTCAGACATATCAAAGCCTAAAAGTACAGAAGGCTTGtgattttttattgctttcatgcaaatataccttttttttccaaaaaatgaaGCCACATCAATTTTCCACACCCAAAAGAGTGAGGACAACAGTTCTATTTCCTTTTTACTAGGATATGGTTTCTTATGGAAATAATCTTTAAGAAattgcttcttttcttcataagaaCGGCCTTCATATTTTTTAGGATCTAATGCTAAAATCTGAAGAGCCTCGTCCTTGACAACAGGTCCCTCTGTTCTGCTTTCattcctttgtcttttaaaagGCACAACACTTGTCACCTTTTCTGGACCTGGGGCTGCATCGGCATTTAGGATGGGAGGCTGCTCCTCCCCATGCCGCTGGTCTTCGGCCCCTAAGTGGCCATCAGGCAGCTTTCTCTTAACAGAAAAACTGGAATCATGTATCACTTCACCGTTGACTAAAAGCAGTTCACTGTTCTGAATAAAATCCGGCTGGACTTGTAGGTCTGAGCTGCTGTCCTTAGGAGCACTTCTGCAGCGCACCAAATGGACGGCGATGGCAGCCAGGGTCATATTTCCAGTGTAGACCCCACAGCAGTGGATGCACTTGAAGGCGGGAGACTTCAGGACCGTGTGGACTGTGGGCATGATGTGGTGCCTCTCCTTCAAATGCAGCTCGTAGGCCTCAGTTGTCACAAAGGGgccaaagcaaaaggggcaggtgGACACTCGCTTGCCGGTGCTCCCAGGGGTGCCCTCAGCCTGAGGCCTCACCTTCACATACACAGGCACCAGTGACTTGGAGTGTATCCCAGCCAGGATTGCCAAGTAGACTTCCCGCTCCCCAAGCTTCTCCTTTGGCAATATGGTAATGAAATCAAGGTGGGGAAAGAGCAGGTTGCCATTGGCATCGACATCTAATTGAAAACCTCTGTTGCTATAATCCATACGCAACTTCTTCTTCCCCAGGTGCCTATTCCTGCTGTGCTCTGAAAGACCTTTGATATCATGGAAGGTGCATGGACAGAACAAGCACCCCAAGCCATGCATCAGCAAGTGGTGTATAAGCTCCTCCTCAGAGACCAAGCACTTACAAGACAGACATCGCACCGTTTTCTCTCTCATCCACTTTAGAAATGGTGCACACGCTGCCAGTTTTTCAGGCTCAAGTTTCTCGCCAGACTTGGACTCGCTGTGCTTATGCGCTACCTCCATGTGGACCTGGTAGACATTGGACGGAAAGAGCTCGTTGCAGACGGGGCAGGTCTTCCACTGCTTGGCCTGTTTGAGCACCTGGTTTGTGTCTGCTGCAGAGGAGGCGGCGTGAACAAACACGCTCTGAGCAGCATTCACCAGCACTGGAGGAGAGGGCATGCCGGGCATGGAACCGGCCATTGGTGCAGCTGCACCTGACGGCAGGAGCTGGATGGGCATCTGGGGCGGAGCGACAGTCGCAAGGCCTCCGGGGGGAACCGGCAGAGTGACAGACACGGGGGCCAGCGTGTAGGTCGGAATCCCATTCACTTGTTTCCCTGTAGGGATGAGCTGTCTGAGAATAGAGCCTGATGTTAGGAAGGTGGTGTTCTGCGAAGCGCCAGGTCTCACTGGCTGATTCACGGGCAGAATGCTGGTGCCCACAGTCTGGTTGAGTTGCAAGACCCCAGGCCTCACTGGCTGGCCCACAGGAAGAACTCCCGACACAACAGGCTGACTAAGCTGCAGAACCCCAGAGTTCACACCCTGGTTTACAGGCACAACAGCTGAGGAGGAGACTGTCTGGTTGGGAGAAAGCAGCCCAGACGGGACCACCTGGCCTGCAGAGAGAACCCTCAATGGGGCTGTCTGGCCAGGGGGAAGAACCCGGGACGGAGCTGTCTGGCCCACAGGGAGAACTCCTGACTGGACCATCTGGCCAGTAGGAAGAACCCCAGAAGTTGCTGTTTGCCCGGGGATAACCCCTGCAGGAGTCATCTGGCCTGCAGGAAGGACTCCAGACGGGACCGCCCGACTCACAGAAAGCACCCCTGGCGAGACAGCCTGCAGGACCCCGGGGGTGACAGAGGGGCTCACAGGAAGAACACCAGGCCCAACAGGTCTGTTTATGGGTCCCACAGGCTGGGTGAGGGGTAAAACCCCAGGGCGGACAGTCTGATTTATGGGGAGGACACTAGTTCCAACAGACTTATTGACAGGTCCGACTGGCTGACTCAAGGGCAACACAGGAGGATTCACAGACTGATGAAGTGGAACCCCGTGAGAAAGAAAGACGGGCTGAGGTGCTGGGGGCTGCAGGGTGAGGCTGTTCTGGCCCACGGGCAGAGGGCTGGAGACCAGAGTCATGTGGGATTGGCCAGCAGCAGTGGGGGAATGAGTGAGGCTCCCAGGGGCACCCTGGGCCACAGTCACTGGCTGTCCTGCGGCTGGGCTTGGACTGCTCTGTGGCAAGGCAAGATGGAAGCAAGGAGGCGGCACTGGAGCGCTTGCAACACTGCCATTTGCTGGTGCAGCCAAATGTGCCACTGGTTTTGGAGCAATGTGTGTTTGCTTCAAGAGTCCAGTCCTCTTAATATGTTCTGAAATCACAGATCTAAGCTTATTCTCCAAATCTCTGTGTATGTCTGATGTCAAAATGTGATACATTAACGCATCCTGGCTGCTGGCATTGGCGTTGCACTTTTTACAGTAATATTTGTCAGGTGGTGGGGTCTTCTCTATAGAAACAGTATCGTTAGTTTTCGGTTGCTCACCCATTTCCTCAGTTCGCAGGCCAAAGTAGGAGTTAATTAAGTAGTGAAAATGGGCTACCAGCACATGCTTCTTCATGCTGTAGTACAAAGTGTTTGAAAAGTTACATTTTAGACATGTGAAACTTATCACATCACTCCTAGATGATTTAGTTTCACCTAAAATATTCACTGTGTAGTTCTGGACTTTCCGGATAGGCGCATGGAACATTCTGAAGTGCCTTCCCACAACTTTGGGCTGAGATGCAAATACACAGTTTGGGCAAGGGATCACCAGCTCTTGGTCAATTTCATCTTCATGGTAACGATGTAAATGATTCTTGAATGAAGTAAGCACCTTTGTAGAGTATTTACAGAGGCCACAACAGTATGGCTTTGTTCGATATCtctgttaaaagaaaagaaagccttaAGCATAATTGAATAAACTGTCAGATGCTAACCTTCCACAGTCCCTGAGGACTTGATCCCTTTTCTTCTAATGTGCTAGGCATTTAACCTGACTTAGTGTTTTCTAacccaggggttggcaaactttttctgtgaagggccagaGAGTGATTATGTTAGGATTGTGGGCCATACAGTACAGTCTCTGTGGCAACTACTCAGCACTGCCATTGTTGTACAAAAGTCCccaaaataatttgtaatttatgttccaataaaactttatttacaaacaccaatttgaatttcatatacttttcacatgtcacaaaataGTATTGTCatgtttttcttaaacatttaaaagcctAACAACTATTCCTAGCTCATGGCTCACGGGCTAATTCATACAAATATAGGATTTGGCTCACAACTCATAGTTTGCTGACCCATTCTAAGTCATCCACTAAAACCACAAATATAATTACTTAGTCCTGTACTTTGAATTATTAATAACAGCATCAATTTTAAAAGCTTCATTAATTTTCTACAAGAGAAAGTTATTTTCTCCCCCTCATCCCATTTCTCTTAATTCCAATGTTGTTTTTGCTCCAAATTCTAAAACCTCTGGAATTTATCCACAACTAACCTAGCTTTCAAACTGTTAAACCCATCGTTACTATCTTTCTACTTCCCCTATTTCTAGAGAAGGTAGGAGCCAAATGAACAGTGTTTGGCCCATGCAGTTACCCAATAAACTACCTGATAAACAGTAAAGAAAGTGAGACTAAGCCTAAACTCACACTATGGATGACCCTAAGATAAGGGTAAGGCCACAGAACGCAACACTGACCATATGGAATTTCTATTTAAAGCACATTTTGGGGAAGTTAACAAGTTCGGGGCCTAAAAACATATTCATACAACAGGATGCAATCTGTTCTAACATCCAGTAAGATTTGCTGGTTTGCAGTAACTTGAGAGCACAGTGAAATCTTTGGTCTCATGACAGAGTCTTGAGAACCCAGAGCTGGTGAAACACAAAACACCTGCTCCCCAGTTCCACAAACAAGGAAGCTAAGACCTAGCTTCATCTAAAGCCCCAGAGCTGGCTGTGGCACTACCACAGTGATCAAGGGTTAATTCTCATCCTTTCCTAAATCTGTGTGCTCATtatcactcacacacacacacacacacacacacacacacacactcttccattctccagttttttgttttttgtttttttgacagagtctcactctgtcattgaggctggagtgcagtggcgtgatctcagctcactgcaacctacgccatcccggttcaagtgattctcctgcctcagcctcctgagtaactggagtTACATCATTACGAGATATTTTAAGAATTCGGATGAGAAAAATCAATGGGGCCTGATATTCATGAAGTCAAGATCTGCTAAATGAGGCATCCTGTAGTAGCCACAAGCTGTGCTCAGGTAGAGGAGAACTAAATCACAGTGGTTTCAAGGAACCTTGCATCTCATGGTAGAGAGAAGAGTGTCGGGTCAGAGACTGAAAAATGGGTCTCAACaaacctctacaaaaaataaaaataaaaataattagctgggcatggtggcatgcacctgtagtctcagctactcaggaggctgaagtggaaggacactttgaacccaggaggtcaaggctgccgtgagctaagATTACACCACTggattccagcccaggcaacagtgagaccctgtcccccaaccaaaaaaaaaaaaattctgacaatgACTAATTACTGAAATATGTTAAAGTGCAAATTCCCAAGGCCAGCATGACTTTGACAACAGAAGCTGGTGAGAGGGGACAGCCAAGTCAAGTCTGGGACGAGCTGAGTCTGATACCGAGGAAGGTGCTAACAAAAGGTGTCCCAGAAGACACTTTAATGAGAATTCAGCAGTATGGCTCATGTTTTAGCCTGAATTTGCTTAAAAGTTTGAGGTTTCTAATTACTTAAAATGTTCCTTGATTCAGAggtctacatttttatttcagtttctgaAACCAGGATGTACATTCACTGTATGCACTTAATATAGTGGCATTTTGTTTTACTCAGAACAATTATTAAATCAAACGTCCTTCTTACAGCAATGATATCTTATAATCAAGGACAAACAGTTTCACTGCATCACTCTATCAACTCTGCACACAGAAAACTTTCAGAGCATCAGTAACCCTGCCTGACCACACACTATACTTGGTTTCTTGCCACTTCTCTGAAAGGTTGCATTATTCCTCCTCCCCATTCACTCACCAGCAACCTCGATACATGTGATGTTCTTTAGACCACATTTACATTCATTGCTCACTTTTgaggaaacatgaaaaacaaatacaaaaaatacataccACTTTCTTTCCAGAAGGTTCCCAGGGAGCAACATCTCCCCATGATGTGTTATGAAAGTATTTATCTCCCGGATCAAAGCCTTTAAGGTCcttttaaaaagggagaaaaaaaagagattatgtaaattcagaagataaagaaatatttaattagaaCCTGATGAGAttataaggccaggcacagtggttcatgcttgtaatcccagcactttgggaggctgaggagggtggatcacttgaggccaggaggtcgaaaccagcctggccaacatggcgaaattccatctctaccaaaaaatacaaaaattcgctgggcgtgatggcacatgcctgtactccaagctactcaagaggctgaggcaggagaattgcttgaacccgggaggtggaggttgcagtgagctgcactccagcctgggagacagagcaggacaCCGtcgaaaaagaaaagaagaaagagagaaagagagagacagagagaaagagagagagagacagaaagaggggagaggggaggggagggggagaggggagaggcgaggggggaagggaaaagggagaggggaggggagaggggggaggggaaaggggagagaggagagagtaagaaagacagagagaaagagaaaaaagagagaaagagagaaaaaagagagagaaagagaaaagagggagggagggagggagggagggagggaggaaggaaggaaggaaggaaggaaggaaggaaggaaggaagaaagaatgaaccTGATGAGATTACTTGGTACCTAAGAAATCTACaggggaaaagagaaatgaaagtataGTCATCCCTCGGTATCCATAGGGAACTGGTTCCAGGACCACCTGGAGGCACTAAATCCAAGACTGCTCAAGCCTCTTACATTAAATCGTGTAGTTACTTGCatgtaacctatgcacatcttccTACTTACCTTGTTTAGAGAACAATGACAAGAAAacaagtctgtacatgttcagtacagatgcaaccatccatTTTCTCTCCCAAATATTTTCAACCCACAGTTGGTTTAATCAACAGATGCAGAACCCCTGGATACAGAGGACAGACTATAAAGCTCTCAGCAGGTTTTGACGGAGTACCCTTTAAGTATGAAATCTGAGGAAAAGGTTGAAATAATCCAAGTCAAAATTACAGATTCATAAGAAATAAACAGAGGAGACCTCCCAACAAATAACTATCTACATCCTTTATATGTATGCAAAGCCTAAATGCAGGGATTCTAAAACCCATGTAGCTTCATGAGtacatataaagaaacaaaaaagtacttCAAAGTAAAAGAATCTTCAtctaggttggttccaagtctttgctattatgaatagtgccacaataaacatacatgtgcatgtgtctttatagtagcatgatttataactcatcatttacattaggtatttctcctaatgctatccctccccctgcccccaccccatgacaggccccagtgtgtgatgttccccgccctgtgtccaactgttctcattgttcaattcccatctatgagtgagaacatgcggtgtttggttttctgtccttgcaacagtttgctcagaatgatggtttccagcttcatccatgtccctgcaaaagacatgaactcatccttttttatggctgcatagtattggtacatgtatacatatgtaacaaacctgcatgttgtgcacatgtaccctagaacttaaagtataattaaaaaaaaaaaaagaatcttcatCTTGAACACCCTCTTTTTAAACTATACCTTACCGTTATTGTTCAATCCATTTGTCTTAGGGAAtgaaataaaagtgtatttttatcttactctttaaatatttttcaaatcagtTAAAGATCTAGAACGTATAGAGGGTTTTTTTCTCGGATGGAATCAATCATTTTGATTGATTCAAAAAGTTACACTTGCTAGAGTGAGAAAATTATGCAAAAGACCTACAGTGTAGACAAGGTGTCAGGAAAACCTCACAATCAGCTGAAAGAGGCAGTAGTGTGAGAAACACAATGCGTACTGGAGACTCTCAGGGGCAGGTGAACATGGAGAGAAGAGGAGCACGTAGGTCCCAGAAAGGAGTCCAGAGGCCAGAAATGCACGAGCCGAGACCTCCCACAGCAGCAGCATCCTCAGAGCAGGGGTTCAATGGCTGACTTCCAAAGCCTGCTGGCAgcaggtggggaagggaggaaag containing:
- the ADNP2 gene encoding activity-dependent neuroprotector homeobox protein 2; its protein translation is MFQIPVENLDNIRKVRKKVKGILVDIGLDSCKELLKDLKGFDPGDKYFHNTSWGDVAPWEPSGKKVRYRTKPYCCGLCKYSTKVLTSFKNHLHRYHEDEIDQELVIPCPNCVFASQPKVVGRHFRMFHAPIRKVQNYTVNILGETKSSRSDVISFTCLKCNFSNTLYYSMKKHVLVAHFHYLINSYFGLRTEEMGEQPKTNDTVSIEKTPPPDKYYCKKCNANASSQDALMYHILTSDIHRDLENKLRSVISEHIKRTGLLKQTHIAPKPVAHLAAPANGSVASAPVPPPCFHLALPQSSPSPAAGQPVTVAQGAPGSLTHSPTAAGQSHMTLVSSPLPVGQNSLTLQPPAPQPVFLSHGVPLHQSVNPPVLPLSQPVGPVNKSVGTSVLPINQTVRPGVLPLTQPVGPINRPVGPGVLPVSPSVTPGVLQAVSPGVLSVSRAVPSGVLPAGQMTPAGVIPGQTATSGVLPTGQMVQSGVLPVGQTAPSRVLPPGQTAPLRVLSAGQVVPSGLLSPNQTVSSSAVVPVNQGVNSGVLQLSQPVVSGVLPVGQPVRPGVLQLNQTVGTSILPVNQPVRPGASQNTTFLTSGSILRQLIPTGKQVNGIPTYTLAPVSVTLPVPPGGLATVAPPQMPIQLLPSGAAAPMAGSMPGMPSPPVLVNAAQSVFVHAASSAADTNQVLKQAKQWKTCPVCNELFPSNVYQVHMEVAHKHSESKSGEKLEPEKLAACAPFLKWMREKTVRCLSCKCLVSEEELIHHLLMHGLGCLFCPCTFHDIKGLSEHSRNRHLGKKKLRMDYSNRGFQLDVDANGNLLFPHLDFITILPKEKLGEREVYLAILAGIHSKSLVPVYVKVRPQAEGTPGSTGKRVSTCPFCFGPFVTTEAYELHLKERHHIMPTVHTVLKSPAFKCIHCCGVYTGNMTLAAIAVHLVRCRSAPKDSSSDLQVQPDFIQNSELLLVNGEVIHDSSFSVKRKLPDGHLGAEDQRHGEEQPPILNADAAPGPEKVTSVVPFKRQRNESRTEGPVVKDEALQILALDPKKYEGRSYEEKKQFLKDYFHKKPYPSKKEIELLSSLFWVWKIDVASFFGKKRYICMKAIKNHKPSVLLGFDMSELKNVKHRLNFEYEP